The genomic DNA TGTTCTGTTACCAGATGTGTCCTGTTTCCAAGGGTTGTTCTTTTGTCCTGAGGCGGCTTCGTTGCTTCTACATAACTTCTGCATTTACCATATAAGCCCTCCTGGACACGAGGTTCGATAACTCGCTCAGACACTCATATTAGATTtgctcattttcttttcacagTTTAAACTTGTTGAGGTAGATCAGTTCTTTTTCTCCTCAATTAGATTTTCATTTCTTACCAGTATTTCGTTGAACTTATGGGAGGATTATTCACGTCATTCTTTTTCCCATTTGCACAAGAGTTCTTGCAGTTGGGAGCTGCTTCAATTTGTCCAGAAGATCCTGTACCATCTGTTGATGATTTAGCAGATCAAATCATCGAGATTCTAAACTATTTTGGGTAATTATCATTTAACCTTTCTGTTTCAGTGTCATACTGGGGCACTTTAATTTTGGAAAACTTGAAAAGGAAGCTTCAGTTTTCCATTGTTCTCTGTTATGAAAACAAAGGAAAGGAATGAAAACATGTAGAAGAACATACCGAGATGTGTTTTATGATCGGGCACGTCAAGTGCGTcccaacatttttttttcccttgtcTTCTTTGTTTTAAGAAGAGAAAAGTGGAAAGCTGGAAAACTTTTCCCAGTTTTCCAGGTCCTCAGAGAACCAACTTCTCTGGGTTTTATTCTTATCTTTCGAgtttaattttcttctctaAATCTTTGTTTCTTAATGAAATCATCCCTGTCTTTAAATAGGCTTGGTGCAGTTATGTGCATGGGGGTAACCGCTGGTGCTTACATCCTAACTTTATTTGCGGTATGTATCTGTTGGGAATATATGTGAGCAATATTATTCTGCTATACTTATATAAGTGGTTGGTCAATAAACTGATTTTCTCCCCTTTTCGGCTGCTACAGATGAAATATAGGGAGCGTGTCCTCGGTTTGATATTGATATCCCCTCTGTGCAAGGCTCCTTCCTGGACTGAATGGTTTTACAATAAGGTTCTAGACATCAACGATTCATGttgtcttttgtttttttttaaagaattttatttttcttccttttgtgCTTAAAGACGTCCACTCTTTCAGGTGATCTCAAATCTGCTATATTATTATGGCATGTGCAACTTGCTAAAAGAATGCTTGCTGCAACGGTATTTTAGCAAGGTAAATTTGATTCCTCTGCAAATCATAACTCTCATTGGGTAGTGATAGTTTGTGCAAACTACTGAATCCTTTTGCATATGTACAATATAATAGGAAGTTCGCGGTACGGCAGAGGTCCCCGAATCTGACATAGTACAAGCTTGCAGAAGAGTACATATTCAGTGATTTACATTAGCTTCTTTCTGGATCAATTGAGAATATATTTCTTACAATTACAGGACTCATATCCGTTTGTTCTTATCATGGTTTTGTATTCAGTTGCTTGACGAGAGGAAAAGCACGAATATTTTGAGGTTTCTTCAAGCAATTAACAGGTGAATATCTAGAAAAAGTTACTTGGTTCATTGTTCTATCCGTGACATACTCATCTTGGGCTTCTTTATGCATGTTGTGTTGTATCTTTTTATGTGATTGTGAGACATCATTGTGGCTTATGTAACCGACCCGAAGTTGAACTCGCAAAAGCTATGTGAATTGGTCCAACGGGGTTCAGTTGCTCAAGATAAGGATTTACGGAACAATATAAGAATTTCTAAAAGTTTCGTAAATTAGAAAAAGGGGACCAGTCTAAAGCAAAAGAAGGAAGCACCAGATTCCTGCTTATGAAATCAACCAGTCAGTGTGTGCATTTCCTCAACCTTTTTTCCAAAGAACGGACTTGTCTGGGCTCACTTCTTGTTGAACTGGTCCAGCCTTGTCATGTTTTTGAACcgtgtatatttttatttggaaaCAAGTTGCTTAATATCGTGCTTTGCTGCTGTAGGAGACCTGATATTACGGAAGGACTGAAGAGACTGAGATGCCGGACACTAATATTCGTTGGGGATAGTTCTCCTTTCCATGCTGAGGCCATTCACATGACCTCGAAATTGGACAGAAGATACAGTGCCCTAGTCGAGGTatacttttcattttctcctttttacTTCCCTTGCTCTTATAAGTGAtttttgatttattattttcttttggaatTTAAAAAACTGGATTTAGGTGCTTTTCGaaacacaatttttttaagtGGAATAGCGTTCGAATGACAGTATCACGAGAATTCCCAATTTTGTTGGGTTCGGATGAAAAAAACAACTGGTATGCTGTCTATAGTCAGATACTGAAAGCAGATCGATGAGATAACTGGGCGAGATATCTGAGGAAGTGATGCTTTCAGAAACTGGTGTCTTAAAGAACAATTTTCGATTTAGAACATGTCAAAAGGATAGTTTCAGGAAAGTATCTTTTCTAGAACTATTTTTAAATTCCCGTGCTTTCAATTGTAACTTCGTGTTGGGACTACAGTAAATTCATAAACGAACTAGATGGTGATCCACATCTGCGAACTGATTGATGAGAAAACCATGAGTTTCAGAATGAATGGGTCTCAAGAACCAATACTTACAAGAAGCATTTCCAAATTCTTACCGTTTTCATCAATAACCTCAGTAAGGCTACTGGAAAATCGGAAAGATCTTGATGGTGATGGAAGTCGAGTTGTGATAGCGAGAGATGTTTGGTGCTTGACAGGTCCAGGCCTGTGGATCGATGGTGACAGAGGAGCAGCCACACGCGATGTTGATCCCAATGGAGTACTTCATGATGGGATACGGACTATACAGACCGAGCCAGCTGAGCGGCAGCCCGAGGAGCCCGCTGAGCCCGTCTTGCATCTCCCCCGAGCTTCTTTCCCCCGAGAGCATGGGCCTGAAGCTAAAGCCCATTAAGACTCGCATCTCCCTCGAAGACTCAGAATGATCATTCGAGGCACTAGGTCGGGATCGGTCTCACACCAGCGTCTCCCGGTTCAATgcctttaaaattacaaattctttttaccttttcttttttggtgatttttgaTTGGTTGGAGAAGGTATAATGGGAATGTAGATAGGTGGAAAGGACCGGGGGgagatatatacatacatatatatatatatatatatatatatatatacgtacgTACATATAAAGTAGcaaaattcattcatttgtagtTAATCATACAGAGAAGTCAGCGGAGCTCCATTTGTTGATGAACTGTAAGTTGACCAAAACATCCATTCTTTTATGATGATGACGAGAGGAATAATAATTTGGGAAGGGACTCTCAATTCTTTCGATTTATATCCCGATCTTCTTTCTACTTTGTAGTATACGGACTATGAATGCTTGATTAACTTTTAAATAAGGTCTTACCGAGTTTTTGTTTTTCGAATCGGCAATCTCGGATATCTGATATGTCTAGCAATTATCAGTGGATCATATTCTTTAGAATTTGTCATCCCCAGGTGTAACCATCAATGTGGGCTCGGATCCCTTGTGGGTGAGAAATTTTACCCGTTCAAGACAATATATGATCAATTTTATGAATACTATCTATCAATAAGCACGAGAAATCCCACAGATAAAGTTTGAACCGCACCCTCTTATTGTCATATTAAGGATAAGTGTGCTGCACTAATCCCTCGAAAAAAGGCACGAAAACCCCGCCGATAAAACCAGCGTCCTCTTTAGGATCCCCTGAAAGATCAGGTCCCCTGTTATCAGCAGTTGCCGTTCAATGTTTATGGAACATCCGACAACAGCAAGACATAGTATTCATCCATgtaaacaagaagaagaaactgcAGACCCTGTTAAGGCAGCCAACGAAAAATAACCAGAAAGTTATGATTGACTCATTCACTTTCACACTCAGATTTGCAGAAGCGGATTCTTGGTTAAGTACATAAAAAACCAGATTCGTCCCATTGGCATACATGGGCACAAAATCATCAAAAGATGAATTAGGCGAGCACGAGCTTTGTTCTCAAACAAGTCTGAGCTAACAAGATGTGCATGTAAAAGATCTCGATTTATTACATACAACTGCAATAGATACATACTCAGATCCATAACAGGAATTATTATGCCTGATCCTTTAGACAACACACAAGAAAAATGGCGATGTAAACAGGGGAAAAAAACATCATCATATTATATAGTCTGACCACTCGAAAGTATGGTCCATCGTTTCCCCGGGACACTCCTTGTGCTGCTTTGGCTTATCTTTCCCTCCGACAAGCTTTGCCGGGTTCCCAACTGCTGTGGTCCTCGGTGGCACATCAATCAGGACCATGGACCCTGCCCCGATCTTTGCTCCCTCTCCAATCCTCACATTGCCCAATATTGTCGCACCTGCCCCGATCAAGACCCCATCTCCGATCTTGGGGTGTCGATCACCGCCCACCTTCCCAGTCCCACCGAGCGTCACATGGTGAAGGATTGAGACATTGTTCCCAATCACAGCAGTTTCTCCAACCACCACACCTGTGGCGTGATCGAAGAGGACACCTTTACCGATCTTAGCAGCCGGGTGTATGTCGACCGCGAAGACATCGGAGATACGGGATTGAAGGGCAAGGGCTAGTGGTCTCCGTGATTGGTTCCACAGCTTGTGAGCCACCCTTTGAGCCTGATGAACACCGAGAAATTTGTCAATTACAACATCCTGCTCTAGCTCAATGAAGCTGCTTCACACAGCCATCGCACCGCGCCCAACCTATACCaaactaataaaggggcaaAGATCAATAAACCAGCGGCAGATTTTCCCAATCAGAATGTGGAGTAGCACGACATCAATGCTCGAGTGAATTCATTAACCCGTTGTCATAATACTCTTGGATCGATCTCATCATTGATGAACTTAAAGTAAGCTCTAATAAAATCAAaccatataaataatttacatAAGAAAACCCAGAGATTCCGGACGATGACCCGAAATCCAAATGAAGCTTTACTCAATCCTTCCTTTCGTTTAGTAGTGATTTGTGAAACCTATTCGTTCATCCTCAACCAACCAGCCTAATCAGTCATTTCATCCTTCAGCTGCCCCTGCAACAGCTCCGTTTCCCCGAACATGAACGATTCTCGCGCCTCCGAGCAAGACGGAATCGAAGTATATACATGACCTACGTTCTAGTTCCCTTTTTTACACTCGGAATCAATCGAAAAGTCGCACAATTtgaagagagaaaaaggagaaaaatgcTGCAGCAATGGGCAGACACTAGCCGTTCATCCATCAATGAATAAGAATGAGCGAAAACAACTGAAACGAGATTAGTACCTGACAGGCGAGGAAGCCCTTGTAATTGAGGAGACAGTGGGAGAAGGAGACGCAGGCGGGGTCGCGGACGCGGACGGCGCGGAGGTCGGCGACGGTGGCGGCCCGGAGGCCGTGCTCGGTGGAGAAGGCGCTGAGGAAGAGGTCGTAGAGGAGGGTGGAGAGGAGGGTGGAGGAGCAGAGCTTGTTGCCGAGGTGGAAGGAGAGGGAGCGGGGGAGGGAGGAGTGGGCGAGGATCGTGGAGTAGAGGTAGCTCGCCAGGGCCGGTTCCAGCTCGGCTTCACGCCGTGCCTCCGCCTTAATCTGCGACCACACGAACGCCTCGTCGTCGGTCTCCTTCTCCGACGGCTGCACCGGCGAAGACGGCGTATGGTGCCAGCGTTCCCCTGCCGGCATGGCTCTGCTGTTGGGTCTTCAAACGACGCGTCGTATCAAAGGAAGGCCGAGTGACAGCATTGTCCTCCCCCTTCCACTGCAATTTATTGAGCTGATGACCATGTAacagaaaaagacaaaagcaTACTAATTACTAATTACTATTAAtttgcaattaattaataattttattaacgTCAATCTATACTATTATAGTATATAAAATATACTTTTTTGTCTCTCTAAACATACCTTAATGTGTTTATATGAGCAACAAGACTACCAATAAAACAAATATGCTTTTTGGTTACATGTGAAATTTTAATAAGACCATAGAATTATGAGATTAATCTTATTAACTACAacctaatttattatatattcattattatttaatatcaCAGTACTgttcagccaaaaaaataatatattaattgaaggttttgttataattttctgaattttatcGAATTTCATTACTATTAGTGCTGCTGCATGGCTCGTGCTATCTTAGAAATTTGAATAGGACAAACCAGGGTTTCCTCTCGAAAGCATATGCCATACTTACTGCATTGAGGAAAGTCATAATAAAATAGGAGCTTGccatattataattaaaaaaaccttctttgcaaaaaaagaaaaagtaaaaaaaaaaactatattgaATTCATTGTTAAGGCACCCCTATCCATAAATAAGGTTTTAAGCTCAATCTTATGAATAGAGAAGTCCACGACTGAaagcatttttttcctttagtACATGGACTTGACTCGAGTTTAAACTAATTGAGATCATTAGGTTTCTAAATACCTGAGATATACACCGTCATTTTCAATTGTTGCTCTAAAATTGATAGctgataagggcatattatactcatattttattgtgcaattcatgttaaattattattaattttatagaaattataagaagtcggtgcttaattatgtgtaatttgatattgtaggtctttgaggacttagatggaattacgagcaatattgaggagttttgcgcaatttggagccagcatatatctttcggaaatcttttttttgttgtgaatataaatatttctcataacaagattaggaaaccctagggggggagccatctttcaccattcttttaacctagagagtttttggagagggtcttgtctggagccgtcacctggatcaattgatttgaagcgaagaattgtggaagagataattccttaaaggaattgttgggtttttgttttaggattcaatatcttgagtttactgctgaatatgaattctattgcaatgactccttggaattataattgtgttttcaattccatgatattctaagcttcttttgtgggaatatgatgaaaccctaggtagctaatatgatgattgtcgccatgttataggattaatagatgtgttgatgattcatgattgcaattcctataatttcaattttaattcttaattggttataattgttagaaacactattgatacgggagttgatatagtgtttgttaggaattcttgattagactaattagttaaatgcgatagctgcgttaattagtttaattagagattatccagggattaatgcaatgtttctagttagttattcgctaagacattagggataattaatttagggcattagacaatcatagcactggaaggtgtatgattataatttagagtccactattaattagagatgcgggagctgattgattaattagaggtttaagactttaattttaaaggcttgataaactcacttgaataatcacatagctatcagtctatataacatgatggcaatctgattagtgaaactagggtggattctgtttttcccactttcaattgatatattttcgtacaattctctttctgctctttgtgacgatttaggttgattagtagttaattagttaattctcttaatttgattgcttagataataatagaatctaatataggtttagtacttaattaatccttgtgggatcgacactctattcatcactatattacttgatctgacccagTACACTTACTGGTAGAATTtgagcttatttttatatatatttgcaaagggATCAATAGCTAATAAATGAACGTGCCTACCATGGGACACAAGAAAAGTCCTAGTATGTGACACAAATCTCATCCTTCGaatttttcaacttttaatcATGATCATctataatttacatatttttaccCCTTATACAACGATTCTTcccatttttgtttttggtctTTCGCCCACTAAATTATTGAGACATTCTCGATTTGTCCGACACGTGAACAAAGCACCTTGTGACAAATGTCCCAAATATAACCAACCCAATTAATCGGGTTATTATCCGAATCAAATAACTCAACCCTATTTAAGAGTCGGATAAAAAAATAACCAGGTTAAGTGGCCCGAAACAACAATCAGGTTTAGAAGAACGGTCTGGTCAATTAAATCGgtttatttttctctataaTTAGCCAATAATGGCTTCCGGGAATGCTCTTTTCTCAATGACGATGTTCAACTCCGGCGACATGTAAGTGTCATCATTAATCGTTTTCTAAGCGGACGGTTAAGTACAGTCACACCACCCACGCCATTTAgaatgttttcttttattccGGTTACAGCTCCTACAGAATTATAATGTTTCTGTCCATGTATTTTCCATGACGGTGACTACACCTTCAAAAATTATTCCCTCTAATCAAGGCAATGTCACAACAACTTCATCCCACGTTTTGCAACTACCTTATGTAGGTTACAATATTGATAAATTATGGAGTACGTGATTTTCGGATATGGATAA from Punica granatum isolate Tunisia-2019 chromosome 2, ASM765513v2, whole genome shotgun sequence includes the following:
- the LOC116198091 gene encoding protein NDL1, coding for MGESCDSVSVDMEKIHLGGKEHIIRTGRGSVSVIVYGDQDKPALITYPDLALNYVSCFQGLFFCPEAASLLLHNFCIYHISPPGHELGAASICPEDPVPSVDDLADQIIEILNYFGLGAVMCMGVTAGAYILTLFAMKYRERVLGLILISPLCKAPSWTEWFYNKVISNLLYYYGMCNLLKECLLQRYFSKEVRGTAEVPESDIVQACRRLLDERKSTNILRFLQAINRRPDITEGLKRLRCRTLIFVGDSSPFHAEAIHMTSKLDRRYSALVEVQACGSMVTEEQPHAMLIPMEYFMMGYGLYRPSQLSGSPRSPLSPSCISPELLSPESMGLKLKPIKTRISLEDSE
- the LOC116196945 gene encoding serine acetyltransferase 5; the encoded protein is MPAGERWHHTPSSPVQPSEKETDDEAFVWSQIKAEARREAELEPALASYLYSTILAHSSLPRSLSFHLGNKLCSSTLLSTLLYDLFLSAFSTEHGLRAATVADLRAVRVRDPACVSFSHCLLNYKGFLACQAQRVAHKLWNQSRRPLALALQSRISDVFAVDIHPAAKIGKGVLFDHATGVVVGETAVIGNNVSILHHVTLGGTGKVGGDRHPKIGDGVLIGAGATILGNVRIGEGAKIGAGSMVLIDVPPRTTAVGNPAKLVGGKDKPKQHKECPGETMDHTFEWSDYII